The following are encoded in a window of Oncorhynchus mykiss isolate Arlee chromosome Y, USDA_OmykA_1.1, whole genome shotgun sequence genomic DNA:
- the LOC118945277 gene encoding uncharacterized protein LOC118945277 isoform X2, producing the protein MTEHWVVAGTVLESPWHTEIGRNITCRVILRWCPRQIWYLPLPCSWASPSPTAVWAGPAASVPCRQPDRGCTSRSQPGGGQTGARQGETRGWT; encoded by the exons ATGACCGAG cactgggtagttgcaggaacagtgttggagagcccatggcatacagagattgggcggaatatcacctgtcg AGTGATTCTAAGGTGGTGCCCCAGACAGATCTGGTACCTACCCTTGCCTTGCTCCTGGGCATCCCCATCCCCTACAGCAGTGTGGGCAGGTCCTGCTGCCTCGGTTCCCTGCAGACAGCCAGATAGGGGGTGCACCAGCAGGTCTCAGCCAGGCGGAGGCCAAACAG GGGCGAGGCAAGGGGAGACACGAGGATGGACATAA
- the LOC118945277 gene encoding uncharacterized protein LOC118945277 isoform X1, with protein MHFPRGNVINSWSPNENKRGVLSDCVYPRLLSRCWLAGPGRENKKRNAKTRVILRWCPRQIWYLPLPCSWASPSPTAVWAGPAASVPCRQPDRGCTSRSQPGGGQTGARQGETRGWT; from the exons ATGCACTTCCCGCGTGGCAATGTAATCAATAGCTGGAGTCCCAATGAAAATAAGAGGGGAGTATTATCGGATTGTGTGTACCCGAGGCTCCTGTCTCGATGCTGGCTGGCCGGCCCTGGCAGAGAGAATAAAAAACGGAACGCTAAAACAAG AGTGATTCTAAGGTGGTGCCCCAGACAGATCTGGTACCTACCCTTGCCTTGCTCCTGGGCATCCCCATCCCCTACAGCAGTGTGGGCAGGTCCTGCTGCCTCGGTTCCCTGCAGACAGCCAGATAGGGGGTGCACCAGCAGGTCTCAGCCAGGCGGAGGCCAAACAG GGGCGAGGCAAGGGGAGACACGAGGATGGACATAA
- the LOC118945277 gene encoding uncharacterized protein LOC118945277 isoform X3: protein MTEHWVVAGTVLESPWHTEIGRNITCRVILRWCPRQIWYLPLPCSWASPSPTAVWAGPAASVPCRQPDRGCTSRSQPGGGQTG, encoded by the exons ATGACCGAG cactgggtagttgcaggaacagtgttggagagcccatggcatacagagattgggcggaatatcacctgtcg AGTGATTCTAAGGTGGTGCCCCAGACAGATCTGGTACCTACCCTTGCCTTGCTCCTGGGCATCCCCATCCCCTACAGCAGTGTGGGCAGGTCCTGCTGCCTCGGTTCCCTGCAGACAGCCAGATAGGGGGTGCACCAGCAGGTCTCAGCCAGGCGGAGGCCAAACAG GTTGA
- the LOC110509878 gene encoding stomatin-like protein 2, mitochondrial, with translation MLQTLCRTGGAVLKHSQRTVPTVPVLWATQAQQRWASSLPMNTVVLFVPQQESWVVERMGRFHRILEPGLNILIPILDKIRYVQSLKEIVIDVPEQSAVSLDNVTLQIDGVLYLRILDPFKASYGVEDPEYAVTQLAQTTMRSELGKLTLDKVFRERETLNTNIVHSINQASDDWGIRCLRYEIKDIHVPPRVKESMQMQVEAERKKRATVLESEGHKEAAINVAEGRKQAQILASEGQKAEQINNAAGEANAVLAKAEAKAKAIRLLSEALAEQNGNAAASLSVAEQYVSAFSKLAKESNTILLPSNSGDISGMVTQAMAIYGSLAKQSSKNIECVTPVTPEWAMEKSEDPAPPAQ, from the exons ATGCTCCAAACATTGTGCCGGACCGGTGGTGCTGTTTTAAAG CATTCCCAGAGGACAGTGCCCACAGTGCCAGTGTTGTGGGCGACACAAGCCCAGCAGCGATGGGCATCCAGTCTACCCATGAACACTGTGGTTCTGTTTGTACCACAACAAGAATCCTGGGTTGTGGAAAGGATGGGCCGCTTCCATCGCATCTTGGAGCCG GGCTTGAATATCCTTATCCCAATCCTGGACAAAATTCGTTATGTTCAAAGTCTTAAAGAGATTGTTATTGATGTCCCAGAGCAGTCTGCGGTCTCTTTAG ATAATGTGACACTACAGATAGATGGAGTCCTCTATCTTAGGATATTGGATCCTTTTAAG GCCAGCTATGGAGTTGAGGACCCAGAGTATGCTGTCACCCAACTTGCTCAGACCACCATGCGCTCAGAGTTAGGAAAACTGACCCTGGACAAAGTATTCAGG GAAAGAGAGACCCTAAATACCAACATAGTCCACTCCATAAACCAGGCATCAGATGACTGGGGAATCCGTTGCCTTCGTTATGAAATCAAGGATATACATGTTCCACCTCGTGTCAAAGAGTCCATGCAGATGCAG GTGGAGGCAGAGCGTAAGAAGAGAGCCACTGTGCTGGAGTCGGAAGGGCACAAGGAAGCAGCCATCAATGTTGCTGAGGGTCGCAAGCAAGCTCAGATCCTGGCCTCGGAAGGACAGAAAGCAGAACAGATCAATAATGCAGCTG GTGAGGCCAATGCTGTCTTAGCCAAAGCAGAGGCCAAGGCTAAGGCTATCCGGTTGTTGTCAGAGGCTCTAGCTGAGCAG AATGGAAACGCGGCAGCCTCCCTCAGTGTGGCTGAGCAGTACGTCTCAGCTTTCTCCAAGCTAGCCAAAGAGTCCAACACTATCCTGCTGCCCTCCAACTCTGGTGACATCAGTGGCATGGTCACAcag GCTATGGCTATTTATGGCAGCCTGGCCAAGCAAAGCTCAAAAAATATAGAATGTGTGACCCCAGTGACCCCAGAGTGGGCGATGGAGAAGAGTGAGGACCCTGCACCACCAGCCCAGTAG